Genomic window (Oryza sativa Japonica Group chromosome 3, ASM3414082v1):
TGCCCGGCTCGGCCGCAGGCGTCGAGCACGCACGTGTAGTGCTCTCGCCGCGGCGAGATCCCGTACACCCTCGCCATGGCGCCCAAGAACAGCAGCGCCTGGTCCACCCGCCCGGCGTGGCAGCAGGCGGTGAGCAGCGCCAAGAACACGGCGCCGTCCGGCCGGACCCCGCGCCGGAGCATCAGGGAGAAGAGCTGCAGCGCCTCCCTGCACCGGCCGTGCACGGCCATGGCCCGCGTGATGGTGCCCCAGGAAACCATGTCCGTCTCCGGGAGCTCGACGAACACCTTGAACGCCAGCCAGGCGTCCCCGCACTTGGCGTAGGCGTCGATCAGCGCGTTGCCTACGACCAGCTCGCCTCCGAGACCTTGCTTCACGGCGTACGAGTGCAACAGCTTGCAGCTGACCAGAGAGCCGGAGGTGGCCACGGCGTGCAGAGCGCTGACCACGGTGGCGTCGTTCggcgcggcgtcgccgtcggagAGCATCCCCCGGAACATCGCGACGGCGTCCTGAGGGCTGCCGTTCCTCGCGAGGCCCCACACCATCGTGGTCCAGGCGAACACGTCCCTCTccggcatttcgtcgaacagccTGCGCGCACTGGCGAGggcgccgcacttggcgtacacgTCCAGCACGGCGTTGTCCACGATCGGGTTGGCGCCGTGGCCGCCCCCGCGCCTGAGCCAGAGCCCGTGGATCGCCCGGCCCAGGGCGAGGTCCCCCAGCCTTGCGCACGCCGGGAGGACGCTCGCGAGCGTGAGCGCGTTCGGCGCCGCGTCCATCCTGGcgaacgccgccaccgcctccgccgcgcgcccgctcctCGCCAGCGCCGAGATGCGCTTCGTCCACTGCACCACGTCTCCCGAGGAACGGATCAT
Coding sequences:
- the LOC4332066 gene encoding putative pentatricopeptide repeat-containing protein At3g13770, mitochondrial, producing the protein MIRSSGDVVQWTKRISALARSGRAAEAVAAFARMDAAPNALTLASVLPACARLGDLALGRAIHGLWLRRGGGHGANPIVDNAVLDVYAKCGALASARRLFDEMPERDVFAWTTMVWGLARNGSPQDAVAMFRGMLSDGDAAPNDATVVSALHAVATSGSLVSCKLLHSYAVKQGLGGELVVGNALIDAYAKCGDAWLAFKVFVELPETDMVSWGTITRAMAVHGRCREALQLFSLMLRRGVRPDGAVFLALLTACCHAGRVDQALLFLGAMARVYGISPRREHYTCVLDACGRAGQLDRAGEIFRQMPAEYDAEKALGVYCSYAVSNGVAGVAGERLPELFLDGEVDAGGGTYAVVSKSLADAGRWEDACAVRERMAERRIEKEAACTWIEV